A part of Ictalurus furcatus strain D&B chromosome 8, Billie_1.0, whole genome shotgun sequence genomic DNA contains:
- the rhogd gene encoding ras homolog gene family, member Gd — MQTIKCVVVGDGAVGKTCLLISYTTNAFPEEYIPTVFDNYSAQMSVDGRTVSLNLWDTAGQEEYDRLRTLSYPQTNVFIICFSIGSPSSYANVRHKWFPEVSHHCPSVPVLLVGTKRDLRSDAETVKKLKEQNLAPTTQQQGTALAKQINAVKYLECSALLQEGVREVFAEAVRAVLYPVTKKNPKKCVLL; from the coding sequence ATGCAGACGATAAAGTGCGTCGTCGTTGGCGACGGGGCAGTGGGGAAAACGTGCCTTCTCATCTCATACACCACCAACGCCTTCCCCGAGGAGTACATCCCGACCGTGTTCGACAACTACAGCGCCCAGATGAGCGTCGACGGACGCACGGTGAGCCTGAACCTGTGGGACACGGCGGGTCAGGAGGAGTACGACCGGCTGCGCACGCTCTCCTACCCTCAGACCAACGTGTTCATTATCTGCTTTTCCATCGGCAGTCCGTCGTCGTACGCCAACGTCCGGCACAAGTGGTTCCCGGAGGTTTCGCACCACTGCCCCAGCGTGCCTGTGCTGCTCGTGGGAACCAAACGCGATCTGCGCAGCGACGCCGAGACCGTCAAGAAGTTAAAGGAGCAGAACCTGGCGCCCACCACGCAGCAGCAGGGCACCGCGCTGGCTAAGCAGATCAACGCCGTGAAGTATCTGGAGTGCTCGGCTCTGCTCCAAGAAGGCGTCAGGGAAGTTTTTGCCGAGGCCGTGCGTGCCGTTCTCTATCCCGTCACCAAAAAGAATCCCAAAAAGTGCGTCCTCTTGTAG